A segment of the Gemmatimonadota bacterium genome:
TCGGTTCGGAAACGATTTAGCACATCCCGAATAATTGCCCTGTGGTCGTACGTGTGCGGGACATAGGACCATTCATAGCCCTGTTCGCCCGCATGGCCCTGCGCAACCGGCCTACCAAATGCTGCGGATACCGGTACATTGATAAAGTCGCTATTTCCTCGAATCAAACGAAATCCCAGATGCGCCCGGTGGGGATAGGGTTCTGCACCGGCCCAAACACTGCAGTGCGCGGGCAAAACCCGCCCCGGATTTGAAAGACTGCCGCCCACAAATCCCAGTTCGCGCAGCACGTCGAATGTGCAATCATTGGCCGAAAAATAACCCGCTCTGAAATAACGGGGCGCCTTGCCCAGCGCAGACGCCCATATCTCCATTGCTTCTTGAATAATCTCGCGCTGCATATGCGCAGAATAGGCGCCCAGATCGTATCTGTATCTCCCCCCTCTGAGCTTGTATGGATGCAAATGCAGCCCCAAACACGCGCCCTGAGCCTGTAACTTCTGAAGCAGGTCTGCATTCTCAAGCGCTACTTCCGGGTGTGCAAAAAACGTGACCGGAAACCCATAAGCCTTTGCTGTCTCAACGTAAAAATAGATCGACCGTTCACTCTCCCGGTAATCCGCAGGGCCACTGCCCGACATTCGCCTGGCATGGGGTGTCACGTCGGATCTGGCCGTCTCGCAGTCCATTGTCAACAATACATAAACTTTTTTCAAACCACGCCCCTGTATGATAGTCTTCACAGATTTAAAATCATCACTGCATTGTTGTGCAAGATATCCTCCAGCGCGTCGGGGGCGAGCATGCGTTTGAGGAATGGGAGGCTCAATTGCGCGAAACACGCGCCGCGGGAGAGGCCTGCACCTTTGCCATCTCTGCATGGACAGTCTGTGGCAAACATCAATTTTTTCCCATGCCGCGCCAGGAATCCCGCGGTGAAATCTTCGTCCCGCGTCAGTCCGCCCAGACCCGAACCCGCAGATAAATCGGCAAATATATTGGGATAGTCTGCCAATAGCCGATCTATTAAGCCGTCGGGTTTGACCGCGCCCGTGGGATACAGGGTCTCCTCGGGGGCGGGTACGTCGGCGCTGATATGCGCCCACCACGATTGGGCATGGCCGATGAATTTAATATTGGGGAATTTTTTCAGGAGCACTTCGAGGTGTTCAATGCCCTGGTTATATCCCCGCTCGCCTTCTTGAAAATGCCAGGTTACGGGCCAGTTCAATTCATTGCAGACTGCCAGTGCTTTTTCCAATCGCGGGTCGTCCAATCGCAGGTGCTGTTTTTGTTCGCCATAGCCCTTAAATATGCCGCTGGCGGCGCGTTTTTCCAGTTCGGTCACGGCGTCTTCCCGCGTGACATCTACATGGCAGAAGGGGATGATGGTATCGGGATAATCCCGATGCGCCTTTACTATGTCTTCGGTCATCCAGCCAAACTCGTCGTCGCCATCTTCAATGGGTAGCATGACGGCTTTTTCCGCGCCGATGGCTTCGATATGTGTGATGGTCTCTTCAACCGATCTGCCGTTGTGCGTGAGGTGTAAATGCGCGTCGATCATGTCAATACCTCCAGCAATTTTTCTGCGACTATGGCTTCTTCACCTATTTGCATGGTCATGGGGTCGATCAAAATACCTCTGGCACTTCGCCGTACGACAATTGACGGCTCGCCTTCTTTCAATGCGTGGATTACGGTATCGCGCTGTTCATCTGGCAGGTCTATGTATGCGCGGGGTGCGAATTCGGGCGCGGCATCCTGTCCTTCGGTCATTACATAGGCGTTTGCGATATTTTCGACTGCATCTACCACGACGCGAGCTTGCCCCTGCCAGCGCTGGCGGTCTTCATCATCGCTTCGGCTCAAAAATAGATCTATAGCCGCGATTAATCCCAGGATTTCTTCTTTACCGACTTTCATGCCGCGTCCAATTGCCGAATGCGGACTCGCATTGATCCGCACGGCTTCTACGCAATCCGCTTTTCCTATGACCAGACCGCTGTTTTGAGGTCCGCACAATCCCTTGCCACCGCTGAATGTCACGAGGCTCGCACCCATTTCGACGAGTTCGGTTAAGTTTGAGCGGGGAGGCAACTGTGCCGCCGCATCTACCATGAGGGGTACGCCTTTTTTTTCGGCGCCTGCGATGACTTCTGCGAGTTGTTCTTTGCTTTGTTTGCCCAAAAAATGCACCACAGCCGCTGTTTTTTCGCCGATTCCGCCGATGAGATCTTCACTGGTTACCGCTTGTTTGCTGCCAACTCGCACGAGTTTGCCACCGCAGACTTCAATGCCCTGATGGATGTACGTATGGCTATCGACCAGGCTGATTACAAATTCGTTTTGCCATCCCTGTGTATGCGGCAACTGGCGCGCTTTTGATATGTCGGGTCCTGTCAAACACGCCGCGGCGGACAATTGTACACCGCTGGCTGCGCCACAAGAGATAAAGGCCGCAGGTACGCCAATGCGGTCTGCCAGATATTCGCCTGCTTTTACGAGCAGGTCGTTCAAATCGACAAATGATCCTCCTGCCTCGCACATCGCCTCCAGTACTTCATCTGACATTAAGCTACCGCCGAGTGTGGTAATGGTGCCACTCGCGTTGATAAATGGTTTTACGCCGAGTGTGTCGTAGGTGATCATGCTGTGGTCCTTTCAATAGGGAAACCTCTCTGAATCCTCTGTCTGTGATAGTTCAGTCAGGAATCGTCCGGTTCCTTCAACGGCTGAGTTTAAGACTGTCTCGCCTTTTTGTGCTGAGGCTTTTCGCGCATCGCCGCCAGCGGATGTGGGCAAATACAAATGCCAGGGGCGCACAAAGTGGATGTCAAATTCCCGCAGTGTTTTCAATTTGGGATACTGGGGAGGGTTGTTGGCTATCAGATCTTCGCGCACGAGTTCGGGGCGTAAGAACAGGATTTGGGAGGTTTCTTCTTCGCCTGCGTGATCGCTGCGATTTTCCCATATAGCTTTTGTGTCTTCCGATGCACAGGATCCCGTGCTGATCAAGCAGGTAAAGAGTCCGTCTTGTGCGGCCAAATCGCGCTGTACTGCACGGATGGCGTCGGGGTTGCCGCCGTGACCATTGATGAATACTATGCGGTGTACATTTTCCGCGCGACACATTGCCACCAGGTCTTTCAACAGGTTCATAAATGTAGGGACTTGCATGCGGCACGCAAATGGGAAAGCGCGGAAGTTGTTGTTTAAGCTCACCCGCTGCGTGGGTAAACACACGACGCGGCCACCTATTTCATTGGCTTTGCGCGTGCCTCCATAAGCGACGTATTCGACCTGAAAGTTGTCCGTTCCATAGGGCAATGCAGGTCCGTGCGGTTCGGTGGAGCCTATTGGGATGACCGCTACATTGGGCGCGAGTGATCGCACATCGTCAATGGTCATTTCTTCCAGGATGCCCGAAAGATTTTGGCGCATAATAAGCCTCGGCTATGTGTGCTGCTCTATGAATGATGGGACGCTCATGATAAGTCGCCATTTCTCCCCTGTCAAGGTGTCGGCATAGGAAGGGGACTTGTGCAGAGGTTCTTTGCACTGTATCTTCAGATCAGAACGCGACAAACAAAAGGATACGACTATGCAAGGGGCACCTCGCCTTAAACCCTGGCGCATCCGCCAACTCTACCAGTGCATACGCCGCGGTATTTTTGACGGAGATAAACTCCTGCACATTGGGTGGGGACTTTACGCACGCGGCGAAGCAGTCTTGATGTTTGGACAGGCCCTGCGAGGCCAGGTACCCTGTCCACAGTGCGACCAGATTGTCTATCGGCGGAACTTCTATCGGGAACGACCATCTTTTCAACCATCTACATCGCAATTCTCATGTCCAATCTGTGCGGAAAAAATAACCTGGCATGATTGCAGAAACGCACTTCGCAATCACCCGCGCTGCTTTGATTGTCGCAAAATATTGGCATGGAATTATAGCACTAACACACTCGCCTGTTCTTCTTGCAAACAGATCTGGGGCTGGCAGAAATATCGTCAATCTATCAAATACCGCGTGCGACTTCCTTGTCCGCATTGCAACAATATCTTACGCAAGCCACCATCTTCAAAATTGAGATCATCAAAAATAAAAAAGATATCTTCTCATTGGGATCTCACATGCCCCAACTGCAAAAGGCAAGGCCAATACGAGTCCGCTATGTTTTGTTGCACACATTGTGGTTATGAAAAAAAATGGCGGGCTTTCACAAAACAGCAAAAACGCAAGGTCGAACACTTAAACTGCGCGGCATGTGGTCACGCCTTCACATGGCAATCGTGGAAAAAACAATACGACAGATATGCACACACGGGAAATCTCACGCCCATTCGCCAATTTGTGAGCCAATGGCCTCGGTGCAAAACCCCCGGCGAACAACTCATCGCCATTGACCGCCTCATCCACGCCCTGCACGCCCGAGGATCTCTCGCGCCTGTTTTTATTCAGGGCAATCAACACAGCGTGGCACAATGGCTCGACGATCTGGCAATGAAATAAGCGGCCAGTGAAAAGTCGTCAGTCCCCTCCTAGTCTCCAGTCTTTTACGCAGCTTGACCGACGCTGTTCTCAGTGTTATTATGGACGCCCATTTTTTTGTTTTTCATATTTCGGTGTCCTATGACTATTCGCGCGATCATCATTGGCCTTTGTTTATCTGTTTGGGTGAATTTTTGGCCTGTGTATAGTAGCTTGATTCTGCGTTCTTCCCGCGGGGATTTTGCCCATTTGTCTGTGGCTTTTTTGATTCCCTTTTTGGCCTTGCTCGTTTTTAACTATTTTTTTTCGCGCAGATTCAGGGGCCTCTCATCCTTTGAACTCATCGCGATATGTAGCATTGGCATGGTGGCTGCCAATATGCAAGGTGAGTGGCTTTCGGGTTATTTTCTCGGCGTTGTCACTGCGCCCATTTATTTTGCTTCAACGCAAAATATGTGGGCAGAAAGGCTGTGGCCACATTTTACCGAGTGGAATGTGCTGACAGACCGCGCTGCAGCTACGGGGTTTTACGAAGGGCTGCCGCCTGGTGCCCCTTTTCCCTGGGATGCGTGGATCGCACTTTTCCCCGGCTGGGTCCTTTTTTTGGGTGCTGTATTTCTCGCCAATTTCTGTGTGGTTATTCTCCTTCGCAAACAGTGGATGGAATACGAACGGCTCTCTTTTCCCATTGCTACGGCACTTCTCGAGTTGACGGGTACGGGTGATTCAAAAGATGCGTTTGCTAACCTTGTTCGCTCGCGCTTTTTTCAGATTGGATTTGTACTCATTTTTGGCGTTTTTTGCTGGAATGTCGCCTCATGGTTTGTCACGGCATTGCCCCGTCTGGATGTTATGAGGCAGATCAATATCCCCATTGGTCGCGGTTTTCCACCGCTGTGGTTTCTCTTCCAGCCGATGACGATTGCATTTGCCTATTTCACGAAATCAGATGTGTTGTACAGCATCTGGTTTTTTCACTTGCTCGCGATTCTTCAGGTTGGCATTTTCAATCGCTTTGGTTTGGATTTTGGCGGTTCCGATATGTGGTGTTCTATGGCCCCGGCTATTGGGTGGCAGAGTTTTGGCGGTTTTATTATTCTCGTTCTGTGGGGGCTGTGGATGGCGCGCGCACATTTGCGCGATGTCTGGCACAAGGTGTGGTCTCGCAACGCGCAGATAGATGATGAGGGGGAGCTTTTATCCTATCGCACGGCATTTATGATCCTAGTCTTGTGTAGTGTGTACACGATTTTTTTTCTCGTGCAATCGGGTATGAATACCCTTACCTTGCTCACCTTTTGGGGTGCCACGCTGATTCTCTATCTCGGTCTTGCACATATTATCGCCGAAAGTGGTCTGGTTTTTTTACGCGGTCCTATTACCGCTCAGGCATTTACCTGGCACGTCCTTGGTGTTGCGGGTATGGGAGCACCGAGTGCTGTTGCTCTGGGGCTGACTTACACATTTTTTTGCGATGCAAAAACATTTGCGATTACAACGCTTGCCCATGTCCCGCGTCTGGCTGCGGTTGTGCCCGCCGAACGCCGCCGCGCTTTTGTTCCCGCGATTGCCACAGGTGCCTTGATCGGCGCGACTACTGTTATTGCTTTTACCCTTTATCAGGGTTATTACGGTATTGGCAGCTATAATTTTGGGGTGGTTAGTTTTAATGGGTCCGCTGATGGCGCCGTGGGGTCGTGGGGTTATACCGCCAATCGCGTACACGCTGGGACGATGAGTACGGACTGGAATCGCGTGCGTTTTTTGGGTATTGGTGCTGCTTTTACAGGTATTTTGCTCTATATTCGCTATCGCTTTCCCCACTTTCCGCTTCATCCGATTGGATTCACGATTTCATCGTCGGGCGTCTTGCGGAGTAGCTTATTTTCTATTTTCTTTAGCTGGGCGATCAAAACGCTCGTCCTCAAATTTGGCGGTCTTGAACTCTATCGCAAAATCGCGCCTTTGTTCCTGGGTATGCTGGCCGGTCAAATTGCCGGTATTGCATTGGGCGTTGTTGTGGATGCGCTTTTTTTCCCGGGCAATGGCCACAAACTCAACAGGTGGTAGAACATGACTTTTGATCTCATTATTCGCAACAGCACAGTGATTGACGGCACGGGCCGAACGCCCGGTTTTCAGGCAGATGTTGGCATTTGTGGAGATCGCATTGAGGCTATTGGCGATTTGTCTCAGGCAGAGGCTGATGCGATTATCGATGCGACGGGATATATCGTCTGTCCCGGTTTTATCGATGTGCATGTCCACTCGGAAATTGCCCTGCTTACAGGTGTTCATCGCTATGCCGAGGTGCAGCAGGGCATTACGACGCAACTTCTGACGCCCGATGGGTTTGGGTGGACGGGGCTGTCGCCCGAGCGCACGCGCGAATTGTGGACATATACGCGCTTTTCCGTTGGCGAGGTCGATATTCCGATTGGCTGGCAAACGCCTGAGGATTATCTGCGTCTTTTTCCCAATAACAGCGCGGCAAATGTGTATCCACAAGTTCCGCATTGCGCGGTTCGCCTGTCTGCATGCGGGTGGGATGCGCGGCCAGCAACAGATGATGAGATTGCACGGATGTCGAATCTCACGCGCGAATGGATGGAGGCGGGGGCCGGCGCGCTCAATCTGGGTCTCGATTATCAGCCGAGTGCCAATGCGGATTTTCGGGAGCTTGTTGCGCTTTGCAAAGTCGCAGCGGAATACGGGGGTATTTACGCGGCTCATGTTCGTTATCACACGATTGGGCGCGTTGCCGCCTGGGAAGAGACTATCGCGCTTTCCCGCGCAGCAAATATCCCTGTTCACATCTCGCACGAGCGGGTCAACGACGAGAATGCCGATTTGCTGGAGAGAATCGAGCGCGAAGATATTGATCTGACTTTTGAATCTTATCTCTATCCGGCTGGGATGACGCATTTGTACATGATGTTGCCCATGAAGTTTCAGGTCGGTAATCCAG
Coding sequences within it:
- a CDS encoding amidohydrolase family protein, which gives rise to MIDAHLHLTHNGRSVEETITHIEAIGAEKAVMLPIEDGDDEFGWMTEDIVKAHRDYPDTIIPFCHVDVTREDAVTELEKRAASGIFKGYGEQKQHLRLDDPRLEKALAVCNELNWPVTWHFQEGERGYNQGIEHLEVLLKKFPNIKFIGHAQSWWAHISADVPAPEETLYPTGAVKPDGLIDRLLADYPNIFADLSAGSGLGGLTRDEDFTAGFLARHGKKLMFATDCPCRDGKGAGLSRGACFAQLSLPFLKRMLAPDALEDILHNNAVMILNL
- a CDS encoding polysaccharide deacetylase family protein, whose translation is MKKVYVLLTMDCETARSDVTPHARRMSGSGPADYRESERSIYFYVETAKAYGFPVTFFAHPEVALENADLLQKLQAQGACLGLHLHPYKLRGGRYRYDLGAYSAHMQREIIQEAMEIWASALGKAPRYFRAGYFSANDCTFDVLRELGFVGGSLSNPGRVLPAHCSVWAGAEPYPHRAHLGFRLIRGNSDFINVPVSAAFGRPVAQGHAGEQGYEWSYVPHTYDHRAIIRDVLNRFRTEDPRFGTLVTDSHNDQDYSDPGHPARQNLELILSSIGDFCGQMEMIPVGITLDALCELVLADGDT
- a CDS encoding D-aminoacylase — encoded protein: MTFDLIIRNSTVIDGTGRTPGFQADVGICGDRIEAIGDLSQAEADAIIDATGYIVCPGFIDVHVHSEIALLTGVHRYAEVQQGITTQLLTPDGFGWTGLSPERTRELWTYTRFSVGEVDIPIGWQTPEDYLRLFPNNSAANVYPQVPHCAVRLSACGWDARPATDDEIARMSNLTREWMEAGAGALNLGLDYQPSANADFRELVALCKVAAEYGGIYAAHVRYHTIGRVAAWEETIALSRAANIPVHISHERVNDENADLLERIEREDIDLTFESYLYPAGMTHLYMMLPMKFQVGNPDEVNARLEDPEIRAESVAELKTWLGRGDQIVGYTGSGRYTGERLSDLAAKVNTSLEDFAYDLIFQEREDHAVIFPWQVDFEVAEQTVTRTATHPRMMIASDGIFNIPHPHPRGFGCFARVLGHFVRERELLTFEEAIYKMSGFPARRFNIPDRGELAVGKVADLVVFDPDTVAARSTFENPTLPPVGISHVFVNGQSVIANGEPTGALPGQVLRRV
- a CDS encoding creatininase family protein, which codes for MRQNLSGILEEMTIDDVRSLAPNVAVIPIGSTEPHGPALPYGTDNFQVEYVAYGGTRKANEIGGRVVCLPTQRVSLNNNFRAFPFACRMQVPTFMNLLKDLVAMCRAENVHRIVFINGHGGNPDAIRAVQRDLAAQDGLFTCLISTGSCASEDTKAIWENRSDHAGEEETSQILFLRPELVREDLIANNPPQYPKLKTLREFDIHFVRPWHLYLPTSAGGDARKASAQKGETVLNSAVEGTGRFLTELSQTEDSERFPY